Proteins encoded by one window of Lathyrus oleraceus cultivar Zhongwan6 chromosome 1, CAAS_Psat_ZW6_1.0, whole genome shotgun sequence:
- the LOC127096803 gene encoding G2/mitotic-specific cyclin S13-7-like: protein MMKLLCFHHKPEIVNKNSSNHVIRNSILIEEKLSDYDDDLYQFYHLEECQIIPNSKGYKVDCDMRKNVIDWLIYLHYFFGLISETLYLSVNILDRFLSQNNFEVLSMNEFKLIGIASLLLASKYEQRSVVRVRDMEHIVKNSYTSDEIRKMENLILKELDWSLTVPTCYMFLGKNIRVCLLSDRDKIMETMVCFFSELSLTHYSIMCDYKPSVIVASAMYCARIVIGRYPLWSNDLNVCSGYSEEKLRSCARVMMNLCDEICRDGSMQVFKKFSGFLRWKVACIAKQKFLMNRCNLSVHLNM, encoded by the coding sequence ATGATGAAATTGCTTTGTTTTCATCACAAGCCTGAAATTGTTAACAAAAATTCAAGCAATCATGTTATAAGAAACTCTATCCTGATTGAAGAAAAATTGAGTGATTACGATGATGATCTCTACCAATTCTATCACCTCGAAGAGTGTCAAATTATCCCCAACTCAAAAGGGTACAAAGTGGATTGTGATATGAGAAAAAATGTGATAGATTGGTTGATATACTTACATTATTTTTTTGGACTCATATCGGAAACTCTTTATCTTAGTGTCAACATTCTTGATCGTTTTCTTTCACAAAACAATTTTGAAGTGTTATCGATGAATGAATTTAAACTCATTGGTATCGCGTCATTGTTGTTAGCTTCCAAATATGAACAAAGAAGTGTGGTCAGAGTTCGCGACATGGAACACATAGTTAAGAATTCTTATACCTCCGATGAAATACGTAAAATGGAGAATCTTATATTAAAAGAGCTCGATTGGAGTTTAACGGTTCCAACATGTTATATGTTTCTTGGTAAGAACATAAGAGTGTGTCTTTTATCTGATAGAGACAAGATCATGGAAACCATGGTGTGTTTCTTTTCTGAGCTTAGTTTGACGCATTATTCGATTATGTGTGACTATAAACCTTCTGTGATTGTTGCTTCTGCGATGTATTGTGCAAGAATTGTTATAGGAAGATATCCTCTTTGGAGCAATGATTTGAATGTTTGTTCTGGATATTCCGAAGAGAAGTTAAGGTCTTGTGCTAGGGTTATGATGAATTTATGCGATGAAATTTGTAGAGATGGAAGCATGCAAGTTTTTAAGAAATTTTCAGGTTTCTTAAGATGGAAGGTTGCGTGTATAGCTAAACAAAAATTCTTAATGAATCGTTGCAATCTTAGTGTTCATCTCAATATGTGA